The genomic interval CTCGCGGACGAGCGCGGGCTCCGCGTTCTGCTGGATCTCGCCTTCTGGGCGCCGCAGTGGGCGGCGGGCCGCGAGGACGGCGAGCCGACGCCGCGCGCCCGGCGCGGCGTCGACGCCCAGGCCTACGGGCGCTTCGCGACGGCGCTCGCGCGCCGCTACGACGGCACGTTCACGCCGCCCCCCGCGGTGGAGCCGGTCCCGCCGACCGCCGACGGCTCGTTGCTGGACCAGCTGTTCGGGACCGCGCCGCCCCCCGCGGCGAGCGCCCCGTCGGCGGGCCCGCTGCCGCGCGTGGCGCGGTTCAGCCTCTGGAACGAGCCCAACCACCCGGCGTTCCTGCTGCCCCAGACCGCCCGCAGTGCCGACGGCAGCCCGGCGCTCTACCGGCGCATGGTGCGGGCTGCCGACGCGGCGATCCGCGCGGTGCAGCCCGACGCCACCGTGCTCATCGGAGGTCTGGCGTCGAAGGGCACGAACGGCCGCGGGATCGCGCCGCTGCGGTTCGTGCGCGAGCTCGCCTGCGTCGACGGGAAGCTCCGCCCGCTGCGCACGGCGGCCTGCCGTGACTTCCGCCCCGTGCCCGGGGACGGCTTCACGATCCACCCGTACTCGCTGAGCACGCCGCCGGACGCGCGCCCCTCGGCCTCCCAGCCCGACGACACGCCGCTGGGCGCGCTGCCGAAGCTGATCGACACGCTCGACCGGCTCGTCCGCGCCGGGCGCCTCTCGCGCGGCCTGCGTGACGTGTGGATCACCGAGTACGGGTACGAGACCAACCCGCCCGCGCGCACCACGACCTTCGGTCTGGACGACCAGGCCCGGTTCCTGCCGTGGGCGGAGTACCTCGCCTGGCGCCAGCCGCGCGTCCGGGCGTTCGCGCAGTTCCTGCTGCGCGACCTCCCGCCGGCCGCCTCCGTGCAGGGCCAGAGCGACCGGCGCGCGTTCGGCCAGTGGGAGTCCGGGCTGCTGTTCGCCGACGGCACCGACAAGCCCGCCGCGGCCGCGTTCGCCGCCGGCCTGTTCGTGCGCCCCGCCGACCGGACGGGGCGTCGCCTCGCGGTCTGGGGCCGGCTGCGCACCGGCACGGGCCTGCGCACGGTGGTCCTCGAGGCGCGCGCGCCGCGCGGCACCTGGCGGCGGCTGCCGGGGACGGTGCGGACCCGCAGCGGCGTCGTCACCCGTACGCTCCCGGCGGCCGGGATCGCGCGCGGCTCGCTCGTGCGGATGCGCGTGACGGCCGCGGACGGGACGGTCTCCGTGAGCCCCGCGTTCCCCGTCCTGCACCGCCCGAGTCCCCTGCGCTGAATCCCCGCAGATTGCGGGAACGGCCGCCGGTTCCGTCCTCGCCGCGGCCTACCGTGGGCGGCGTCGATGGACGCGCGCCTGGACATCCCCGCCTGCCCGACCGACGCCGTGCGGACGCTGCGCGAGCAGCTCGGGGTCAGCGACGCGGTCGCGCAGATCCTCGTGCGACGCGGCCTGCACGACCCGGAGGTCGCACAGGCCTGGCTGCGCGCCGAGGAGCGCCACGATCCGTCCGCGTTCGCGGGGATCGACGACGCGGTCGCGCTGATCCTGCTGCACGTGCGGGCCGGCTCGCGGATCACGATCCACGGGGACTACGACGTCGACGGCGTGACCTCGACGGCGATCCTGCTGCGCGCCCTGCACACCTGGCAGGCCACGGTCGATCACCTCCTGCCCGACCGGCAGGCCGACGGCTACGGCCTCACGCACGCCACGATCGACCGCCTGCGCGCCCGCGGGACGCAGCTGCTGATCACGGTCGACTGCGCGATCACCGCGGTCGACGAGGTCGCCGCCGCTCGGGCGGCCGGGATCGACGTGATCGTCACCGACCACCACACGCCCCGGGCCGACGGCGTGCTGCCCGACGCGCTGATCGTCCACCCGGGGGTCTGCGGCTACCCGTTCCGGGACCTCTGCGCGGCCGCGGTCGCCCACAAGCTCGCCGTCGCCGTGCACCGCGCCGCGGGCGGCGACCCGGCGCGCGCCGACGCGGACCTCGACCTCGTCGCGCTCGCGACGGTCGCGGACTGCGTGCCGCTGCACGGCGAGAACCGCCGGCTCGTCCGCGAGGGGCTCGGCGCGCTCGCCACCACCCGCAAGCCGGGCCTGCGCGCGCTGATGCGCGTCTCGCGGGTGGACCCGTCCACGATGGACGCGACCGACATCGGCTTCCGTCTCGCGCCGCGGCTGAACGCCGCCGGGCGCGTCGCCCGGCCGGACGCCGCGCTGGAGCTGCTGCTGACGCCCGACGAGGACCGCGCCGAGCGGATCGCCGAGGAGCTCGACCGCCACAACGCGGACCGCCGCCACACCGAGGAGCGGATTCGCTTCGACGCCGAGCGCCAGATCGCCGAGCTGGGGGAGCGTCCCGCCTACGTGCTGTGGGGGGAGGACTGGCACTCGGGGGTGATCGGGATCGTCGCCTCGCGGATCGCCGAGCGCCACCGCCGGCCCGTGCTGCTCGTCGCCGTCCGCGACGGGGAGGGCACGGGCAGCGGCCGCTCGATCCCGGCGTTCGACCTGCTCGCGGGCCTCGACGCGTGCGCCGGGCACCTGCTGCGCTACGGCGGGCACCGCGCGGCGGCGGGCTGCACGGTCGCCGCGGACGCCCTCCCGGCGCTGCGCGCCGCGTTCGAGGCGCACGCCGCCGCCGTCCTGCGCCCGGAGGATCTCGTGCCGGTGGCCCGCGTCGACGCGGTCGTCGCGGGGATCGAGCTCGGCCTCGAACTCGCCGAGGAGCTGCAGCGGCTGGCGCCGTTCGGGGAGGGCAACCCGGAGCCGTCGCTGCTGCTGCCCGCGTGTCGCATGCTCGACGTGCGACCGATGGGCGAGGGGCGGCACCTGCGCTTCGCGGTCCACGCCGGGGGCGTGTCGGCCCGCGCGGTCGCGTTCGGTCGCAGCGAGCTGCCCGACGGCGCCGACGTCGCCGTGGACGCGACCTTCTCGCTGACGGTCAACCGCTGGAACGGCGCGGTCGAGCCGCAGCTGCAGCTGCGCCACGCCACCGCTCCGGCGTGCGCCGCGATCACCTGCGTCGACGACGCCGACGACTGGGAGCCGGCGCTGCGCGCCGCGCTCACGGGGGGCGCGCCGTCGGCGTACGCGACGCTCGCCCCGCCCGCGGCGCGCCGCACGGTCCTGGACCGGCGCGGCCAGGGCCTGCTCGGCACGGTCGCGGCCCTCGTCGCCAGCGGCGAGCCGGTGCTCGTCCTGACCGCCGACACGGCCAGCCGCCACCGCCATCTGCGTGGGCGCATCGGCGGCTTCACGCTCGCCTCGCACGAGGCGGCGCTCGCCGACCCGGCGCTGCGCGCGGCGCACCGGCACCTCGTGCTGCTCGATCCGCCGGCGCATCCGGCGATGCTCGAGGCGCTGCACGCCGGGAGCGCCGACCAGCTCGTCCACCACGCGTGGGGGCCCACCGAGGAGGGCTTCGCCGGCCGCGTCCACGAGCACCTCCACACCCTGCGCGAGCCGCTCGCCGACGTCTACCGGGCGCTGCGGGCCGGGACGGGCCTGCGGGACGCCCTGCGCGGGGACGGCGAGCGCCCGCGTCACGCGGTGCTCGCGGCGCGCCTGCTGCTCGTGCTCGAGGAGGCGGGCCTGGCGCGGGTCGACCGGGTCGCGCTCACGGCGGAGCTCCTGCCCAGCGGCCGCGTGGACCTGTCGGTGTCGGCCTGCTTCCGCGCCTGCGAGGAGCGCCGGGCGGCCGTCGCCGACCGAGCGACGCCGCCGCTCTCCCCGCCGCGCGAGCCGGTCGCCGCCTGACCGGCCCGGCGGCCTTCCGGGCCCCGACCGGCGGGCAGGACGCCTGGACCGTCGGCAGGTATCGGATCCGGCCCACCCCTGAGCTACGCTTGGGGCCGGATGGAGACCGCCACGACGACCCGTACGCCGCCGCGTGACTGACCGCTCGAACATCGGTGAGCGCCGTCCCGTGGGCGCGGTCGCGGACCCGGCGACCCACCCGTCGGTCGACCGCAAGGACCTCACCGAGACCGAGACGCGGCTGCTGTCCGACCTCTTCGCGATCGTCGAGGAGCACGCGGACGACGCGGCCGTCGCGGTCGACCGCGAGCGCGTCGAGGACGCGTTCGTGTTCGCCTGCGAGCACCACGCCGACCAGCGCCGCAAGTCCGGCGAGGAGTTCATCGTCCACCCGGTCGGCGTCGCGAAGATCTGCGCGGGCATGCGGCTCGACACCGAGACGCTCGTCGCCGCGCTCCTGCACGACACGGTCGAGGACACGTCCGCCTCCCTGGAGGAGGTCCGCGTCCGCTACGGCGACGAGGTCGCCGCGCTCGTCGACGGCGTCACGAAGCTCACGGGCATCACGTTCCAGTCGCGCGACGAGGCGCAGGCGGAGAACTACCGCAAGATGATGGTCGCGATGGCCTCGGACGTCCGGGTCATCCTGATCAAGCTCGCCGACCGCCTGCACAACATGCGGACGATCGCCGCGATGCCGAAGCAGAAGCAGATCGACAAGGCGAAGGAGACCCTGGAGATCTACGGGCCGATCGCGCACCGGCTCGGCATCCACGCGATCAAGTGGGAGCTCGAGGACCTCGCGTTCGCGACCCTGCACCCGCGCAAGTACCAGGAGATCAAGGGCCTGGTCAACCAGCAGCGCGACGAGCGTGAGACGTACGTCTCGAAGGCGGGCGCCTACCTGGCCCGCGAGCTCGAGGCGCTCGGCATCGACGCGGAGATCTCCGGCCGCGCCAAGCACTTCTACTCCATCTACACCAAGATGACGAAGAAGGGCCGGGAGTTCAACGAGATCTACGACCTCACGGCCATGCGGGTCATCGTCGAGTCGGTGAAGGACTGCTACGGCGCGGTCGGCGTCATCCACAGCCTGTGGAAGCCGCTGCCGGGCCGCTTCAAGGACTTCATCGCGATGCCGAAGTTCAACATGTACCAGTCGCTGCACACGACGGTGATCGGGCCCGAGGGCCTGCCGCTGGAGATCCAGATCCGCACCGTCGAGATGCACGCGATGGCGGAGTTCGGCGTCGCCGCGCACTGGATCTACAAGCAGGGTCGTGACGGCGGCCGGCCGGTCGGTCCGCCGGTCTCGGCCAACGGCAAGGAGAAGCTCGACTGGCTGCGGTCGATGCTCGACGAGCAGCAGGACGACGCCGATCCGCGCGAGTTCATGGAGCAGGTGAAGGCCGAGCTCGTCACCGAGGAGGTCTTCGTCTTCACGCCGAAGGGCGAGGTGAAGTCGCTGGCGGCGGGGGCGACACCGCTGGACTTCGCCTACGAGGTGCATACCGACGTCGGGCACCGCTGCGTCGGCGCGCGCGTGAACGGCAAGATCGTGCCGCTGCACTACGAGCTGCGCTCGGGCGACATCGTCGAGATCCTCACCTCCAAGCGCGACCGTGGGCCGTCCCGCGACTGGCTGGCGCTCGTGCGCACGACCCGTGCGCGGAACAAGATCAAGGCCTGGTTCAAGGCCGAGTCGCGCGAGGACACCGAGCACACCGGCCGCGACCTGCTGCAGGAGCAGTTCAAGAAGGCCGGCCTGCCCGCCCAGAAGATCACCGGATCGCCGCTGCTGGCGGACGTGATCCGCGAGATGGGCTTCAAGAAGGCCGACGACTTCTACATCGCGCTCGGCGCGGCGAAGATCAGCCCGAAGGTCGTCACGAACAAGGTGCTCGCGCGGCTGAAGGCCGGCGAGGCCGCGGAGGGGGAGGAGACGGCGGCCGAGTCGCTCATCTCCACCCGGCGCCAGCGGCGGCAGCCGACCGGGACGTCCTCGAGCTACGGCATCGTGGTCGAGGGCGTCGAGAACGTGCAGCTGCGCCTGGCGAAGTGCTGCCGTCCGGTTCCGGGCGACCCGATCGTCGGCTACGTCAGCCTCGGCCGTGGCATCACGATCCACCGCGACGACTGCCCGAACTCCGCGGCGCTGCGAAAGGACCCGGAGCGGTTCGTGCGCGTGCACTGGGAGGGCGACCACGAGAGCTCGTTCCGCGTCGAGCTGCAGGTCGACGCCTGGGACCGCCACCGCCTGCTGGAGGACCTCTCGCGGACCTTCGCCGAGGGTGGGCTGAACATCGTCGAGGCCCGCTGCATCGTCAGCCCCCCGATGGTGCAGAACCGCTTCGTCGTCGAGGTCGGCGACACCAAGGCCCTGAAGGCCACGATCACCCGTCTGCGCAACATCGACAGCGTGTTCGACGCGTACCGCGTCACACCGGGAGCAGGATGAGCATGAGCACCACCCGCCGGACCACCGTGGTGACCCTCGCGGCCCTGACCGCCGCCGGCGCCCTCGCCGCCACCCCCGCGGGGGCGGACCTCGTCGTGCAGCAGTCGCTGGCGGGCATCTCGCCGGGCATGACCCGCGCGCAGGTCGAGGCGGTCCTCGGCGCCCCGCAGAAGGTCACGACGCGGCCCGACGACATCATGGGCTCCTACGACGAGCTGCGCTACGGCCTGACAAAGGTGTCGATCAGCGGCGGCGAGGAGGGATCGGTGTTCTCGATCTCGACGACCTCGAAGAAGCAGCGCACGAGCTCCGGAGTGGGGGTCGGCACGACCGAGAAGACGCTGCGCCGCAAGGTCAAGGGGCTGCGCTGCTCGACGTACGCGGGCCGGTTCCGCATCTGCATGGTCGGGCGCCTCACGCCCGGGCAGACCGTCACGGACTTCCGCATCGGGAAGACGTCGAAGAAGGTCGTGAGCATCCAGCTGGGCCTGGTCATCGACTAGATGGCTGCGCTGGTCACCTCGCTCGCGGGGCTGCTGTGCCTCGCGCTCGCCGCCTACCAGGAGGTCCGCACCGCGCGGACGGCGGGCGTGTCGGTCGCGACGCTGGAGCGCCCGCCTGCCCTGCGCTACCTGCTGATCGCCTTCCCGTTCCTGTTCGTGGTCAGCGCGCTGGGGGAGGAGCACCTCCTGCTCGGCGTCGGGCTCGCGGTGCTCGCCCAGTCCGCCTACGTCACCTGGTGGCGTGGGCAGCGGCGTGCCTGAGCGGCTCGTCCGCCCGGCGGGGCCGCTGCGCGACGAGCGGGTCGTCCTGCGCCGGTGGCGTGTGGAGGACCTGCCCGACGTGCACCTCGGGATGCAGGACCCGGAGGTGCCCCGGTGGACGCGGATCCCGGAGGGCAACCCGCCGCACGAGGTGCGCCGCTACCTCGACGGGCAGCCCCGGGCGCAGGCGGACGGCGCTGAGCTGGTGTTCGCGCTGGCCGACCCGGTCGACGACCGCTTCCTCGGCTCGATCTCGCTGCTGCGCGTCGTGCTCGAGGAGCACCGGGCCGAGGTCGGGTACTGGCTGGCGCCGTGGGGCCGCGGGCGCGGCGTGCTCACGAGCGCGCTGCGCCTCCTGAGCCGCTGGGCGCTCACGGACGGCGGCTTCGCGCGGCTGGAGCTGCGGATCGACCAGCGCAACGCGCCGTCCCTGGCCGTCGGGGAGCGCGCCGGCTACGTCCGCGAGGGCGTGATGCGGTCGGTGCAGGAGCACCGCGGCGAGCGCATCGACCTCGTGCTGCTGTCGCTGCTGCCCAGCGACCTTCCGAGCGCCCCGGCCCCCGGTCGAGCGCCCAGCATCCCATGATGAGACGATGTCTCATCATGGGATCCGTCGCGTCGACCCGTCCGCTGCCCGCCTTGCTCCTCACCGGCTTCCTCGGTGCGGGCAAGACCACCGCGCTGAACGCCCTCATGGCGGCCCGGCCCGACCTGCGCGTGGGCGTGATCGAGAACGAGGCCGGCGCCGAGGGCGTCGACAGCGACCTGCTGCAGGGGGCCGCGCGCGTGGTCGAGATCGCGGGCGGCTGCGCCTGCTGCACGGTCCGCGGCGCGCTCTCGTCGGCGCTGGAGCTGCTGGCCGAGCGCACCGACGAGCTCGACCTCGTCGTGGTGGAGGCCTCCGGGATCGCGGATCCCGTGCCGATCGCGCAGGCGTTCCAGGTCCCGGCGGTCCGCGGCGCGATCCGGATCGCCGCGACCGTGTGCGTCGTCGACGTGCCCGCGGTCGCGGCGGCGGACCTGCTGCCCCACGTCTGGGGGCGCCAGCTGCGCTTCGCCGACCAGGTGCTGCTGACCAAGGCCGACCGCGTCTCGGGGCCGCGCCTCGCCGCCGTGCGGCGGCGCGTCCGCGAGCACGCGCCGCACGCCGGGTTCGTCGCCGGCCTGGACGACCCCGCGGTGCTCGCGCCCGGCGCGACCGGCGCACCGCCGGTCATCGACGCGCCGCGGGCGTCCGACCCGTCCGCCTCCTCCGCGGCCGGCGACGGGCACGGGTTCGCCGCGCACGCGCTGCGCGTCGCGACGCCGCTGGACGCCCACCGGCTCGAGATCTGGGTCCGCGAGGCGGTGCGCCGCCCCGGGGTCCTGCGGGTCAAGGGCGTCGTCGCGGTCCGCGGACGGCGCCGTCCCGTGGTGGTGCAGGGCACGCCGCAGGGCGTCGCGCTCGCGGAGGCCCGTGGTCCCGTGTCGGCGCGGGGGAGCCGCCTCGTCGTGATCGGCACCGACCTCGACCCGGTGGCGCTGCAGGCAGAGCTCGACGGGTGCGCCGGCGCGCGGCCGGACCGCGCGCCGGGAGCGGGTCAGGCGACGACGGTCAGCGCGCCGGGCGTCAGCGCGTAGACGGCCTCGTCCACGACGCCGATGGAGTCCCCGTCGACCTGCAGCGGCAGCGGGCGGTCGTCGGTGCTGCGGATCGTCACCGTCGGCACGGACTGGAAGCTGCTGACCGCCCGGTGACCGGTGATCTGCGCCCGCGGCGAGAAGAGACGGAACATGATCCCCGGCATGACCGTCGGCGTGGTGCGCTGGAGCACGATGCCGCTGAGCGTCCCGGAGTCGAGCCGCTGTCCGGGCACGAGCGCGATCGGGTAGTCCTTGAAGAACGTGAACGGGTCGCTGTTCTGGATGATCGCGGTGACCCCCGGGTGCACGGTCCCGTCCGGCAGCACCGCCTCCAGCCGCGGCGGCCTGACGACGTAGTCCTTCACGAACGTCGTGACGCCCGCGTAGGTGAAGTAGAACGGCCCGAAGCGGCGCTTCATCCGCGGGTGCGCGTCGACGCGCGCGACGACGCTGGCGTCGAGCCCGACGCCGCTGGAGAACGTGAACCAGCGGTCGTTGACCTTCGCCAGGTCGACCTTGCGCGGCGCCCACGTGTCGGCGATCCGCAGCAGGTGCTCGGTCGCGTCGACGATGTCGCCGGGGATGCCGAGCATCTTGCAGTAGACGTTGGTCGCCCCGCCCGGGAGCGTGGTCAGCGGGGTGGAGGAGCCGGCGAGGCCGTTGGCGGCCTCGTTGAGCGTGCCATCCCCGCCGAACGCGACGACGACGTCGTAGCCCTCGGCGGCCGCCTCGCGGCACAGCTCGGTGGCGTGGTCGCGCTTCTGCGTGTCGATCGCGTCGACGTCGTAGCGGCCCTGCAGCGCGTAGACGACGAGGTTGCGCAGGCGGTCGCTGACCGTCGTCGCGTACGGGTTGACGATCACCAGCATGCGCTTGCGCTGCACCGGGCGATCGCTGGCGAACGCATCACCGAGACGTTCGAGCGACTGGAGCTGGAGCGGGGCGGCCACGACTCGACCTACTCCCGTCGCGCGCCCGCGTTACGGGCTAGAGCAGCGGGGTGCGGGCCCGCACGGACCCGGCGGCGAGGCTCGCCGCGCCGACGGCGTCCGCTGCGACGTTCGCGGCGGCGACCGCCGGCCCGCGCCGGACGCCCCAGGGCCGCACGTGCGGCCAGAGGATCCGCACGTACGGGACGGCCGCCAGCAGCGGCCACGGGCGCCGCCGCACGACGGCGGCGACGGTCGCGACCGCCGCGAGGTCGAACGCGGCACTGCGCCGGGTGAGGAACAGCCGCCGGAAGCAGAAGCCGTCACGCAGCTCGGGGATGCGGGCGACGAGCGCGGGGAAGAACCGCAGCCGCGCCCGCTCGAGCACGAACGAGCGGGCCGTGCCCGGCAGCACGGCGTGGTGCACGAGCGCGTCGGGGGCGAAGGCGACGCGCGCGCCCGCCCGGACCGCGCGCCAGCCGAACCACGCGTCCTCCCCGAGCTCCTTGGCGGTGGCGGTGCCCAGCCAGCTCTCGAAGCCGCCGAGCGCGTCGAACCGCGCCCGGGTCACGAGCAGGTTCGCGGTCTCGTACAGCTGGGTCGGCTGCCCGACGCGCACGGTGCGGTCGAAGGGGCCGACCGGCACGTCGGGCGGCGGGCCGACCGCGCCCTGCACGAGCTCGGCGCCGTCGTGGAGGGCGCGCAGGCCGGCCGCGAGCCAGTCGGGGGTGGGGGCGCAGTCGGCGTCGGTGAACGCGAGGACCTCGCCGCGGGCGTGCGCGGCGCCCCGGTTGCGGGCGGCGGCAGGCCCGACCCCGGTGCTCGCGAGCACCGTGACCGGGAGCGGGTGCGCGGCCGCGAGCGCCGCGGTGGCGTCGGTGGAGCGGTCGTCCACGAGCACGTGCTCGACCGTCCAGCCCTCGGGTGCGCGGACCGCGGCGAGCGCGTCGAGCAGAGCGAAGAGCGTCGCGGCGGCGTTGCGCGCGGGCACGACGACGCTGACGGTCCGAGGGCTCATCGCGCGGGGGACGGTACCCGGCGGCGCGGCGCTCGGTACGGTGGCCGTGATGTCCGACCCCCGCCACATGGCCGAGTTCTGGGACGAGCGCGCCCGCGAGGACGCGCTGTTCTTCGTCGACGACCGCCTGCGCTACGACCCGGCGCGCGCCGAGGGCGACGAGACCTGGTTCTGGGCGGAGGGCGAGCGGCTGCTGGACGAGCTCTTCACGCGCGCGGGCGCCCCGGCGATCGACCCGGGCGCCACGACCCTGGACGTCGGCTGCGGCGTCGGCCGGTTCACGCGCGTCCTGGCGCAGCGCTCGGTGCAGGTCCACGGCGTCGACGTCAGCGCGGAGATGCTCGACCGCGCCCGCCGGCTGCTGGGCTCCCACGCCAACGTGCAGCTGCACCAGGGGGACGGCGTGTCGCTGCCGCTGCCGGACGGAAGCGTCGACGTGGCGATCTCGTTCGTCGTCTTCCAGCACATCCCCGACCCGCGGATCACGCTCGGCTACGTGCGCGAGCTCGGTCGGGTGCTGCGCCCGGGCGGCTGGCTGTGCATCCAGCTGAGCAACGACCCGTCGGTGCACCGGTCCGACCGGGCGGACGTGCCGCGTCCGCGGCTGCGCGACCGGCTGCTCGGCCGCGTGCCGAAGGGCACCGACGATCCGGCCTGGCTCGGGTCCGCCGTGACGCTCGAGCAGCTGGACGAGGCGCTGGCGGACGCCGGGCTGCGCAGCGAGCACCGCAGCGGGCAGGGCACGCAGTACCTGCTCGAGCGCGCCGTCAAGGCCGCCTGAGCGGCCGGACGGTCACAGCCAGCCGCGGCGGCGGAACAGGTAGAACATCCCGCCGAGCAGCCCGACCATGAACGCGATCACGATCCAGAACGCGGTGATCGAGTCCTGGCCGGGGACGTGCACGTTCATCCCGAAGATGCTCGCCACGAACGTCAGCGGCAGCATCACGGCGCTGAACGCGGTGAGCACGCGCAGGACGTCGTTGAGCTGGTGCGAGAGCACCGACTCGTTCGTGCTCTCGAGGCCCTCGACGACCTCCTTGAAGTTCTCGAGCATGTCCCAGATCCGCTCCGACGCGTCGTTGATGTCGTCGAAGTAGATGTCGAGGTCGTCGGGGATGTACCGCTTCGTGCGCTCGAGGTCGGCGAGCGCGGAGCGCTGCGGCCGCACGATCTTGCGGAAGTTGATGATCTCCTGCTTGGCGTTGGAGAGGTCGCGCACGATCTCCCCGGAGCGGCCCTCGAAGATGTCCTCCTCGAGCCGCTCGAGCTTGTTGCCGATCTTGCGCAGCATCGGGAACGACGCGTCGACGCAGTCGTCGACGATCTTGTAGAGCAGGTAGCCGGCGCCCTTGCCGAACAGCGACGCGCGGACGTCGTCGCGCTGCTGGGCCTGGGTGAAGAGGTACTCCAGCGGCTGGATCGGCTGGTTGGGCAGCGTGATCACGAAATCGGGGCCGACGAACACGTCGACCTCGGCGGCGTTCAGCCGGCCAACCTGCTTGTCGAAGGCGGGGAAGTGCAGGACGACGAACAGGTAGTCCTCGTACTCGTCGACCTTCGGGCGCTGGTTGCGCGAGAAGACGTCCTCGTAGTCGAGCGGGTGGAAGGCGAAGTGCTCCTCCAGCCACGCCCGGTCGACCTGGCGCGGCTGGACGATGTTCACCCAGCGCAGGCCGTCGTGCTCGACGACCTCGACGTTCGGGGTCTCAGGCTCCGGAGCGTGCGCGACGGCCGAGCCGCGACCGCGAGCCGGCCGCCGCAGGCGGGGCTTGGGCAGGCTGGGCATCGGGACTTCGGGGCTCGTCGGTCATCGGGGGCACCGCCCTCCATCCTACCGCCGTCCCGTCCTGGCCTGAACCCCCGGACGTGAACGAGCGGTGAAGCGGGCCGCCAGTTCGCGGCACGACGCGCGTTGCAGCAGGCATGCCACGGATCGGCCGTCTCCTCCCTGCGCTCGCCGTCGTCGCCCTCGGGGGCTGCGGGTCCGCCACGCCGGACCCCGTCGCCGGCCGGCTCGCCGAGATCGAGCGCGCGAACGGTGACGGTGCACGGGCACGCCTCGTACGGGTGCTGCGCGCCGAAGACGGGCCGATCGTCGTCGCCGAGGTGCGGCAGCCCGTCGGTCCGGCCGACTGCCCGTCGGCGCGCTGCCCGACGCTGAGCGTCCGCGGTCCCCGGTCCGGGAGGAGCACCCGGTTCGTGGCCGGCTGGGCGGTGGAGGTCCGTGCGGAGCGCGACGGCGCCCACGACGTCGTGTACGGGGCCGCGATCCCGGCCGCCCGTGCCGTCGAGCTGCCGCTGCGCGGCGGACGGCGCGCCGTCGTGCGCCTGGGGCGCTCGCGGCCGGGCAGCCGGCGGACGGTGTTCGC from Paraconexibacter algicola carries:
- a CDS encoding diacylglycerol/lipid kinase family protein, which produces MAAPLQLQSLERLGDAFASDRPVQRKRMLVIVNPYATTVSDRLRNLVVYALQGRYDVDAIDTQKRDHATELCREAAAEGYDVVVAFGGDGTLNEAANGLAGSSTPLTTLPGGATNVYCKMLGIPGDIVDATEHLLRIADTWAPRKVDLAKVNDRWFTFSSGVGLDASVVARVDAHPRMKRRFGPFYFTYAGVTTFVKDYVVRPPRLEAVLPDGTVHPGVTAIIQNSDPFTFFKDYPIALVPGQRLDSGTLSGIVLQRTTPTVMPGIMFRLFSPRAQITGHRAVSSFQSVPTVTIRSTDDRPLPLQVDGDSIGVVDEAVYALTPGALTVVA
- a CDS encoding glycosyltransferase family 2 protein, which encodes MSPRTVSVVVPARNAAATLFALLDALAAVRAPEGWTVEHVLVDDRSTDATAALAAAHPLPVTVLASTGVGPAAARNRGAAHARGEVLAFTDADCAPTPDWLAAGLRALHDGAELVQGAVGPPPDVPVGPFDRTVRVGQPTQLYETANLLVTRARFDALGGFESWLGTATAKELGEDAWFGWRAVRAGARVAFAPDALVHHAVLPGTARSFVLERARLRFFPALVARIPELRDGFCFRRLFLTRRSAAFDLAAVATVAAVVRRRPWPLLAAVPYVRILWPHVRPWGVRRGPAVAAANVAADAVGAASLAAGSVRARTPLL
- a CDS encoding class I SAM-dependent methyltransferase — translated: MSDPRHMAEFWDERAREDALFFVDDRLRYDPARAEGDETWFWAEGERLLDELFTRAGAPAIDPGATTLDVGCGVGRFTRVLAQRSVQVHGVDVSAEMLDRARRLLGSHANVQLHQGDGVSLPLPDGSVDVAISFVVFQHIPDPRITLGYVRELGRVLRPGGWLCIQLSNDPSVHRSDRADVPRPRLRDRLLGRVPKGTDDPAWLGSAVTLEQLDEALADAGLRSEHRSGQGTQYLLERAVKAA
- a CDS encoding magnesium transporter CorA family protein; this encodes MPSLPKPRLRRPARGRGSAVAHAPEPETPNVEVVEHDGLRWVNIVQPRQVDRAWLEEHFAFHPLDYEDVFSRNQRPKVDEYEDYLFVVLHFPAFDKQVGRLNAAEVDVFVGPDFVITLPNQPIQPLEYLFTQAQQRDDVRASLFGKGAGYLLYKIVDDCVDASFPMLRKIGNKLERLEEDIFEGRSGEIVRDLSNAKQEIINFRKIVRPQRSALADLERTKRYIPDDLDIYFDDINDASERIWDMLENFKEVVEGLESTNESVLSHQLNDVLRVLTAFSAVMLPLTFVASIFGMNVHVPGQDSITAFWIVIAFMVGLLGGMFYLFRRRGWL